Proteins from a genomic interval of Narcine bancroftii isolate sNarBan1 chromosome 12, sNarBan1.hap1, whole genome shotgun sequence:
- the LOC138747344 gene encoding uncharacterized protein: protein MPPHLSRSQPPSASRGPTTLSLAGPRPPSASRVPDPPSASWVLDPREPRGARPPQPHGSPPQPRGPRPPSASPGPNAPQPRGSPTDLSLACGKDQQHGGPQGSLSRELWPPLHGISSPPPRAPGWSPLEPPLS from the exons ATGCCCCCTCACCTTTCTAGGTCccaaccaccctcagcctcgcggggtccaaccaccctcagcctcgcggggccTCGACCCCCATCAGCCTCGCGGGTGCCCGACCCACCCTCAGCCTCATGGGTCCTCGACCCTCGTGAGCCACGTGGGGCCCGAcctcctcagcctcacgggtcaccccctcagcctcgcgggccccgacccccctcagcctcgccgggaCCCAacgcccctcagcctcgcgggtccccgaccgaCCTCAGCCTCGCGT gcgggaaagatcaacaacatggcggcccccaggggtcgctctcgcgagagctttggccacccctgcacggGATCTCTTCTccgccaccccgagcccctggatggagccctttggagccccctctgtcctga
- the LOC138747345 gene encoding TM2 domain-containing protein DDB_G0277895-like, producing the protein MTECVEPIKCLTKMKTNLILCQTFIHSFYSQTPSPFWVLNLLSFTVLPQALRSQPPSASRGPTTLSLAGPRPPSASRVPDPPSASWVLDPREPRGARPPQPHGSPPQPRGPRPPSASPGPNAPQPRGSPTDLSLACGKDQQHGGPQGSLSRELWPPLHGISSLPPRAPGWSPLEPPLS; encoded by the exons ATGACTGAGTGTGTGGAGCCTATCAAATGCCTcaccaaaatgaagacaaacctcatcctctgccagaccttcatccattcctttta TTCCCAAACCCCGTCACCGTTCTGGGTCCTCAACCTCCTGAGCTTCACGGTTCTACCTCAGGCTCtcag GTCccaaccaccctcagcctcgcggggtccaaccaccctcagcctcgcggggccTCGACCCCCATCAGCCTCGCGGGTGCCCGACCCACCCTCAGCCTCATGGGTCCTCGACCCTCGTGAGCCACGTGGGGCCCGAcctcctcagcctcacgggtcaccccctcagcctcgcgggccccgacccccctcagcctcgccgggaCCCAacgcccctcagcctcgcgggtccccgaccgaCCTCAGCCTCGCGT gcgggaaagatcaacaacatggcggcccccaggggtcgctctcgcgagagctttggccacccctgcacggGATCTCTTCTCtgccaccccgagcccctggatggagccctttggagccccctctgtcctga